CGAGGGACGGGACCACCTGCCCGCCCGGGAGACCCTGACGTCGCTCTCGAGCGACGCGAACGTACTGGTCACGACGCCCATCCGGGCCGACGGCTTCGACCCGCTGGGGGACGACTCGCTGAGTTCGGAGTTGCCCGACGCGGTCGGCCGCGTCCTCGTCGCCGGCCACCCCGCCTACCTCTCCGAGGAGGAGCGAGAGCGGGCCGTCGCGCCCCGCCTCGGTGCCGCCCTCGAGACCGCACCCGACGCCTGGGTCGGCACCGAGAGCGTCGAGCGGATCGCGATGGCGACCGGCGCGACCCAGTACGATCTGCTCTCGCGGGCGACCCACCGGGAGCTCCGAGGGCTCCGTTCGGCCGGGTTCGACGGCGAGATTGCCGTCTACGCGCCGACGGTCCTGACCGACGACGACGATCGCGTCCTCGAAGCCGTCGGGGAGTACATCTCTCGTCGCCGCCCAGTCGCGCAGGCACTGCCCGACCAGGCCGCGACCGATGCGAGCGCAACCGGGCGCGCTCGAGAGATCCTGCTCGAGGCGGCCGGCGACTACGCACTCGCCGGCACATCTGAGGACGTGCGCGCACAGACCGATGCGCTGCGCGAGGCCGGCGCGACGACCGTCGTGGGGTATCCGGCGCAGGGACTCGAGCCGTTTCTCGCTTAGTCTGTTCAGTATCGATGGTTTCGAGTCGCGCGGTCGAAAACGGGTTCCGCACTCGGACCACTCGAGTGCTATCAGTAGTTGGGAATGCGACTTCTTTACCCAGAGTGATCCATGAAACTCGCGTTCAGTATAGGGTAAGCTGGCTCTGTTGAAATCCTCAATGGCTGATAGAATTCGACTGCTGAATATAGAGTATTAGTGCAGCACGACAACCCCATTTGTTTCACTCCGAAATTAGTGAACCATCCGCTCACTACACGTGCAGAAGTACCTTTTTCCGCCTCGGGATTCCTCGCTACGCTCGGAACCGCTCGGCGCAAAAATCTACGCTAAAAAGGCCGCTCGCTCCCGATGGTCGCTCGCGGGTGCTGC
Above is a window of Natronorubrum tibetense GA33 DNA encoding:
- a CDS encoding DUF7388 family protein, which produces MLTTSTVARAGLDAIALKPAECDVSTAEALPVETIAIDYEGRDHLPARETLTSLSSDANVLVTTPIRADGFDPLGDDSLSSELPDAVGRVLVAGHPAYLSEEERERAVAPRLGAALETAPDAWVGTESVERIAMATGATQYDLLSRATHRELRGLRSAGFDGEIAVYAPTVLTDDDDRVLEAVGEYISRRRPVAQALPDQAATDASATGRAREILLEAAGDYALAGTSEDVRAQTDALREAGATTVVGYPAQGLEPFLA